The Geothrix sp. genome window below encodes:
- the leuB gene encoding 3-isopropylmalate dehydrogenase: protein MDARITVLPGDGVGPEVTAQAVACLAAVGEQFGHRFVFQEAPIGGAAVDATGDPLPEATLAACRSSQAVLLGAVGGPAWDGCPRHQRPESGLLRLRQALGLYANLRPVAVHPALEDASPLKPEVVRGTDLMFVRELSGGLYFGEPRSYSDQAAVNTLPYTRVEIERVAKVAFELAAGRRRNLVSVDKANVLETSRLWRQVVDDLAPAYPAVKVQHAYVDSFAMALITRPRDFDVVLTENLFGDILTDEAAVLAGSLGLLPSASLGGSVGVFEPIHGSAPDLAGQDRANPIGTILSAALLLRHGLDLQAEALALESAVDRVLQGGHGTGDLKGAVHPHGTRSLGARIRDAIRPPRARAPRLVDSAYSWCGSPEGHRSRP from the coding sequence ATGGACGCGCGGATCACCGTCCTTCCCGGAGATGGCGTGGGGCCTGAGGTCACCGCCCAGGCTGTGGCCTGTCTGGCGGCCGTGGGAGAGCAGTTCGGCCACCGCTTCGTGTTCCAGGAGGCCCCCATCGGCGGAGCGGCCGTGGACGCCACCGGCGATCCGCTGCCCGAAGCCACGCTGGCGGCCTGCCGGTCCAGCCAGGCCGTGCTGCTGGGGGCCGTGGGCGGTCCCGCCTGGGATGGGTGCCCCCGGCATCAGCGACCCGAATCGGGTCTCCTGCGCCTGCGGCAGGCCCTGGGCCTCTACGCCAACCTGCGGCCCGTGGCCGTCCACCCGGCCCTGGAGGACGCCTCCCCCCTGAAGCCCGAGGTCGTCCGCGGGACGGACCTGATGTTCGTGCGGGAGCTTTCGGGCGGTCTCTATTTCGGCGAGCCCCGGTCGTACTCGGACCAGGCGGCCGTGAACACGCTGCCCTACACCCGGGTTGAGATCGAGCGCGTCGCCAAGGTGGCCTTCGAGCTGGCGGCCGGCCGGCGCCGGAACCTGGTGTCCGTGGACAAGGCCAATGTGCTGGAGACCTCGCGCCTGTGGCGCCAGGTGGTGGACGACCTGGCGCCGGCCTACCCGGCCGTGAAGGTCCAGCACGCCTATGTGGACAGCTTCGCCATGGCCCTCATCACGCGGCCCCGGGACTTCGATGTGGTGCTCACGGAGAACCTCTTCGGCGACATCCTCACCGACGAGGCCGCCGTGCTGGCGGGGTCCCTGGGCCTGCTGCCTTCCGCGAGCCTCGGGGGATCCGTGGGCGTCTTCGAGCCCATCCACGGATCGGCGCCGGACCTCGCGGGCCAGGACCGGGCCAACCCCATCGGCACCATCCTGTCGGCGGCCCTGCTGCTGCGCCACGGCCTGGACCTCCAGGCCGAGGCCCTGGCGCTGGAATCCGCCGTGGATCGGGTGCTTCAGGGCGGGCATGGCACGGGCGACCTGAAGGGCGCCGTCCATCCCCACGGCACACGCTCCCTGGGCGCCCGCATCCGCGACGCCATCCGTCCGCCCCGCGCCAGGGCCCCCCGGCTGGTGGATTCGGCCTATTCCTGGTGCGGCTCCCCGGAAGGCCACCGTTCCCGCCCCTGA
- a CDS encoding 2-isopropylmalate synthase: MGTERIAIFDTTLRDGEQSPGCSMNLDEKLQMARQLEALGVDVIEAGFPVASDDDFAAVQAIARECRKPVIAALCRALPRDIDRAWEALREAARPRIHTFLATSDIHLAHKLQKTRTEALEMIRDGVRRARSLCPEVEFSAEDATRSDWDYLVQVFAVAIEEGATVLNVPDTVGYTVPDEYGKLISHIRARVPGIEGVTISVHCHNDLGLAVANSLAAVAAGARQVECTVNGIGERAGNAALEEVVMALSVRRDALPFATGVNQEAIYRASQTLAHITGIEVQPNKAIVGRNAFAHESGIHQHGMLSHRSTYEIMTPESVGVRRTSLVLGKHSGRHALAKRFEELGYALGRTELDKAYKLFTKLSDQKKEIFDEDLLAIVRDGLTHIPEIFKLRALQATAGTSMFATALVTLATEGGEATETAMGDGPVNAVFAAVDKLTGLTGRLVDFRIHSLTGGADAVGEVFVQVEFDGVIHGGKGASTDVVEASTRAYLNATNKVLFARRASVPVEAETRC; the protein is encoded by the coding sequence ATGGGCACCGAGCGGATCGCCATCTTCGACACCACGCTCCGCGACGGCGAGCAGTCCCCGGGCTGCAGCATGAACCTCGACGAGAAGCTGCAGATGGCCCGCCAGCTGGAGGCCCTGGGGGTCGATGTCATCGAGGCCGGTTTCCCGGTGGCTTCGGACGACGACTTCGCCGCGGTGCAGGCCATCGCCCGGGAGTGCCGGAAGCCGGTGATCGCCGCCCTCTGCCGGGCCCTCCCCCGGGACATCGACCGCGCCTGGGAGGCCCTCCGGGAAGCCGCCCGGCCTCGCATCCACACCTTCCTGGCCACCTCCGACATCCACCTGGCCCACAAGCTCCAGAAGACCCGCACCGAGGCCCTGGAGATGATCCGGGACGGCGTGCGGCGGGCCAGATCGCTCTGTCCGGAGGTGGAGTTCTCCGCCGAGGATGCCACCCGCAGCGACTGGGACTACCTGGTGCAGGTGTTCGCCGTGGCCATCGAGGAGGGCGCCACGGTGCTGAATGTGCCGGATACCGTCGGCTACACGGTCCCGGATGAATACGGGAAGCTCATCAGCCACATCCGCGCCCGCGTGCCGGGCATCGAAGGCGTGACCATCAGCGTCCACTGCCACAACGACCTGGGACTGGCGGTGGCCAATTCCCTGGCCGCCGTCGCGGCCGGGGCCCGGCAGGTGGAATGCACCGTGAACGGCATCGGCGAGCGCGCCGGCAATGCCGCGCTCGAGGAAGTGGTGATGGCGCTGTCCGTGCGCCGCGACGCGCTGCCCTTCGCCACGGGCGTCAACCAGGAGGCCATCTACCGCGCCAGCCAGACCCTTGCCCACATCACGGGCATCGAGGTGCAGCCCAACAAGGCCATCGTGGGACGCAACGCCTTCGCCCACGAGAGCGGCATCCACCAGCACGGCATGCTGAGCCACCGCTCCACCTACGAGATCATGACGCCGGAGTCCGTCGGCGTCCGCCGCACCAGCCTGGTGCTCGGCAAGCACTCGGGCCGCCACGCCCTGGCCAAGCGCTTCGAGGAATTGGGCTATGCCCTGGGCCGCACGGAGCTGGACAAGGCCTACAAGCTGTTCACCAAGCTCAGCGACCAGAAGAAGGAGATCTTCGACGAGGACTTGCTGGCCATCGTCCGCGACGGCCTGACCCACATCCCCGAAATCTTCAAGCTCCGGGCGCTCCAGGCCACGGCGGGCACCTCGATGTTCGCCACGGCCCTGGTCACCCTGGCCACTGAGGGTGGCGAGGCGACGGAGACGGCCATGGGCGACGGACCTGTGAACGCCGTCTTCGCGGCCGTGGACAAGCTCACGGGACTGACCGGCCGCCTGGTGGATTTCCGGATCCACTCCCTCACGGGCGGCGCCGATGCCGTGGGCGAGGTGTTCGTCCAGGTGGAGTTCGACGGCGTGATCCACGGCGGCAAGGGCGCCAGTACGGATGTGGTGGAGGCCAGCACCCGGGCCTATCTCAACGCCACGAACAAGGTCCTCTTCGCCCGCCGCGCGTCCGTGCCGGTCGAAGCCGAAACGAGGTGTTGA
- a CDS encoding LysR family transcriptional regulator: protein MDLGQLETFLVVAQEKSFSRAAERLFRTQPAVSLALKKLEEELGETLLDRTTKGGVLTDAGTTLLPLAQRMFDLRQEIFDTFGALKGLQQGRLNVGANESVSEFLLPRILLAYQQACPAIKIQAYRQTSERIPGEVLDRRLDVGFVSYDALHPELVSQVIHRDRMVLVVPPGHRFARRKNLRITDLGEDRFVAHNAPTPTRTAIIELFARCETPLRLTMELASIATILEFVALGAGLAILPRMTVAAAVREGRLVEVPVQELQLEKLIRIVTRREAAQSPATRAFLGLIRSIDFSQPLPGPGRKRP from the coding sequence ATGGATCTCGGGCAGCTGGAGACATTCCTGGTGGTGGCGCAGGAGAAGAGCTTCTCCCGGGCTGCGGAGCGCCTCTTCCGCACTCAGCCCGCCGTGAGCCTCGCCCTCAAGAAACTCGAGGAGGAGCTGGGCGAGACCCTCCTGGACCGGACCACCAAGGGTGGCGTCCTCACGGATGCCGGCACCACGCTGTTGCCGCTGGCCCAGCGCATGTTCGACCTGCGGCAGGAGATCTTCGACACCTTCGGGGCCCTGAAGGGGCTCCAGCAGGGCCGTCTCAATGTCGGGGCCAACGAGAGCGTGTCGGAGTTCCTGCTGCCCCGGATCCTGCTGGCCTATCAGCAGGCCTGCCCCGCCATCAAGATCCAGGCCTATCGCCAGACCTCGGAGCGCATTCCGGGCGAGGTGCTGGACCGCAGGCTCGATGTGGGTTTCGTCTCCTACGACGCGCTGCACCCCGAGCTCGTGAGCCAGGTCATCCACCGTGACCGCATGGTGCTGGTGGTGCCCCCGGGTCACCGCTTCGCCCGGCGGAAGAACCTCCGCATCACCGATCTGGGGGAGGATCGCTTCGTGGCCCACAACGCCCCCACACCCACCCGGACCGCCATCATCGAGCTGTTCGCGCGCTGCGAGACGCCCCTGCGGCTCACCATGGAGCTGGCCTCCATCGCCACCATCCTGGAGTTCGTGGCCCTGGGCGCCGGGCTGGCCATCCTGCCGCGGATGACCGTGGCCGCCGCGGTCCGCGAGGGCCGCCTGGTGGAGGTGCCCGTGCAGGAACTCCAGCTGGAGAAGCTCATCCGCATCGTCACCCGCCGCGAAGCGGCCCAGTCCCCGGCCACCCGGGCCTTCCTCGGCCTGATCCGCTCCATCGACTTCAGCCAGCCCCTGCCCGGCCCTGGGAGGAAGCGTCCATGA
- a CDS encoding transcriptional regulator, whose translation MTKTGTTPKSILSLDRMIHEPARLAILTVLAAAEEVGFLFLQRVTGLSKGNLSSHTQKLEGVGYLETVKAFQGRIPVTSFRITEDGRAALRAYHKQLRALLPEEGRR comes from the coding sequence GTGACTAAAACCGGAACCACCCCCAAGTCCATCCTCAGCCTCGATCGCATGATCCACGAACCCGCCCGCCTGGCCATCCTCACCGTGCTGGCGGCGGCGGAGGAGGTGGGCTTCCTCTTCCTCCAGCGAGTGACCGGCCTGAGCAAGGGCAACCTCTCGAGCCACACCCAGAAGCTGGAGGGGGTCGGCTACCTCGAGACCGTCAAGGCCTTCCAGGGCCGCATTCCCGTCACCAGCTTCCGCATCACGGAGGATGGGCGGGCGGCCCTCAGGGCCTATCACAAGCAGCTGCGGGCCCTGTTGCCCGAGGAGGGCCGGCGATGA
- a CDS encoding DUF1732 domain-containing protein — protein sequence MKSMTAFAEIVRPLEAGQLRLTLRSVNHKTLDLSLRLPPALFPLEAGLRAQVRDAAQRGKLDLVVEVQDEPSLEPRMNRALLRAVAKGWQEDAEWLNLPSLTAEAFFRLPGAFQSPASDLGERLQAPVHEALKALLETWNAGRAREAERLRPFFEDGLVRLRSLRERLQAEAEAQAAELPGLYRQRIEQILEDARLTGQLPAERLLAEAGVLAERQDVREELTRLAAHLDDFEERLAKGRLEGKAVDVWCQEVLRELNTTGSKCKRIDMTRAVMEAKGVLDQIREQSANLE from the coding sequence ATGAAATCCATGACCGCCTTCGCCGAGATCGTCCGTCCCCTGGAGGCCGGTCAGCTGCGGCTCACGCTCCGCAGCGTCAACCACAAGACCCTGGACCTGAGCCTGCGCCTGCCCCCCGCCCTGTTTCCCCTGGAGGCCGGGCTGCGCGCCCAGGTGCGCGACGCCGCCCAGCGCGGGAAGCTGGACCTGGTGGTCGAGGTGCAGGACGAGCCCTCGCTGGAGCCCCGCATGAACCGCGCCCTGCTGCGCGCCGTGGCCAAGGGCTGGCAGGAGGACGCGGAATGGCTGAACCTGCCCTCCCTCACGGCCGAGGCCTTCTTCCGCCTGCCCGGGGCCTTCCAATCCCCCGCCTCGGATCTCGGAGAGCGGCTCCAGGCACCGGTCCACGAGGCGCTGAAGGCCCTTCTGGAAACCTGGAACGCAGGCAGGGCCCGTGAAGCGGAGCGGCTGCGGCCCTTCTTCGAGGACGGATTGGTGCGGCTTCGATCCCTGCGCGAACGCCTCCAGGCCGAGGCGGAAGCCCAGGCCGCCGAGCTTCCGGGCCTCTACCGCCAGCGCATCGAACAGATCCTCGAGGACGCCCGCCTCACGGGCCAGCTGCCCGCCGAGCGCCTGCTGGCCGAAGCCGGGGTGCTGGCCGAACGCCAGGATGTGCGGGAGGAGCTGACCCGGCTCGCCGCCCACCTGGACGACTTTGAAGAGCGGCTGGCGAAGGGCCGCCTTGAAGGCAAGGCCGTGGATGTGTGGTGCCAGGAGGTGCTGCGCGAGCTCAACACCACCGGCAGCAAGTGCAAGCGCATCGACATGACCCGCGCCGTCATGGAGGCCAAGGGCGTCCTCGATCAGATCCGGGAGCAGTCCGCCAACCTGGAGTAG
- the ilvD gene encoding dihydroxy-acid dehydratase: protein MTPTDQPLNRRSRVITQGAHRAPARAMLKATGFTDEDLAKPIIGIANTWTEIGPCNHHLRELAERVKVGVRAAGGTPMEFCTVSISDGITMGTEGMKASLVSREVIADSIELVARGNAFDGLVCLSGCDKTNPGVAMALARLDIPGLILYGGSTAPGHCDGRDLTVQDVFEAVGAHSSGRLDDAGLKKVEDAACPGAGACGGQFTANTMASSLELIGLSPMGLNGIPAEDPRKGEAAETCGRLAMELLKRDLRPSALLTREAFENAIAAVAATGGSTNAVLHYLALAREAGVPLTLEDFDQISARTPLLADLKPGGRFTATDLHAAGGIRLVAQRLLEGGRVHGAALTVTGRTLAEELASARETPGQEVVRAASNPIKTSGGLVILRGSLAPEGAVVKVAGHERLHHTGPARVFETEDEAFAAVQAGRIDPGDVVVIRYEGPRGGPGMREMLGVTAALVGAGLGESVALLTDGRFSGATRGLMAGHVAPEAAVGGPIALVQEGDTVVFDIPTRRLDLKVAEDELARRRAEWRTPPPRYRTGVFAKYAATVASAAEGAITVAR from the coding sequence ATGACGCCCACCGACCAGCCTCTGAACCGTCGCAGCCGGGTCATCACCCAGGGCGCCCATCGCGCCCCGGCCCGGGCCATGCTGAAGGCCACCGGCTTCACGGATGAGGACCTGGCCAAGCCCATCATCGGCATCGCGAACACCTGGACCGAGATCGGCCCCTGCAACCACCACCTGCGGGAGCTGGCTGAGCGCGTGAAGGTGGGCGTGCGCGCCGCCGGGGGCACGCCCATGGAGTTCTGCACCGTTTCGATCAGCGACGGCATCACCATGGGCACTGAGGGCATGAAGGCTTCACTGGTGAGCCGCGAGGTCATCGCGGATTCCATCGAGCTGGTGGCCCGCGGCAATGCCTTCGACGGCCTGGTCTGTCTGTCGGGCTGCGACAAGACCAACCCCGGCGTGGCCATGGCCCTGGCGCGCCTCGACATCCCCGGCCTCATCCTCTACGGCGGCTCCACGGCCCCGGGCCACTGCGATGGCAGGGATCTCACCGTGCAGGATGTCTTCGAGGCCGTGGGCGCCCACAGCTCGGGCCGCCTGGACGACGCGGGCCTGAAGAAGGTCGAGGATGCCGCCTGTCCCGGCGCCGGGGCCTGCGGCGGCCAGTTCACGGCCAACACCATGGCCAGCAGCCTCGAGCTCATCGGCCTCAGCCCCATGGGCCTCAACGGCATTCCGGCGGAGGATCCCCGGAAGGGCGAGGCCGCCGAGACCTGCGGGCGCCTCGCGATGGAGCTGTTGAAGCGCGACCTGCGGCCCAGCGCCCTCCTCACCCGCGAAGCCTTTGAGAACGCCATCGCCGCGGTGGCCGCCACCGGCGGGTCCACCAACGCCGTGCTGCACTACCTGGCCCTGGCCCGGGAGGCCGGCGTCCCGTTGACGCTCGAGGACTTCGACCAGATCAGCGCCCGCACGCCCCTGCTGGCGGACCTCAAGCCCGGCGGCCGCTTCACGGCCACGGATCTCCACGCGGCCGGCGGCATCCGCCTGGTGGCCCAGCGCCTGCTGGAAGGGGGCAGGGTGCATGGCGCCGCGCTCACGGTGACCGGGCGGACCCTGGCCGAGGAGCTGGCCTCGGCCCGGGAGACGCCGGGCCAGGAGGTGGTGCGCGCCGCGTCGAATCCCATCAAAACGAGCGGAGGCCTGGTCATCCTGCGGGGCAGTCTCGCCCCGGAAGGGGCCGTGGTGAAGGTGGCGGGCCACGAGCGGCTTCACCACACGGGACCGGCCCGTGTCTTTGAAACGGAGGACGAGGCCTTTGCCGCGGTCCAGGCCGGGCGCATCGATCCGGGCGATGTGGTGGTGATCCGCTACGAGGGCCCGCGGGGCGGCCCGGGAATGCGCGAAATGCTGGGCGTGACGGCGGCCCTGGTGGGCGCGGGCCTCGGCGAATCCGTGGCCCTGCTGACGGATGGCCGCTTCTCGGGCGCCACCCGCGGGCTCATGGCGGGCCATGTGGCGCCGGAAGCGGCCGTGGGCGGCCCCATCGCGCTGGTTCAGGAGGGCGACACCGTGGTCTTCGACATCCCCACGCGCCGGCTCGACCTGAAGGTGGCCGAGGACGAACTGGCGCGGCGCCGGGCCGAGTGGCGAACCCCGCCCCCGCGCTACCGCACGGGCGTCTTCGCCAAGTACGCCGCCACGGTGGCCAGCGCCGCCGAAGGCGCCATCACGGTCGCGCGGTGA
- the leuD gene encoding 3-isopropylmalate dehydratase small subunit, which yields MEPFTTLTGIAAPLLRANIDTDLIIPKQFLKTLVRSGLGKNLFQEIRYDAQGRERPDFILNQAPYRRASILLAGPNFGCGSSREHAPWALKDFGIRAILAPSFADIFFTNCFANGLLPAVLPMEALEVLATVEGPLTVDLPAQQVRGGSRSFAFTIEPARKAVLLEGLDEIRRTEANLADIAAFEARRREEAPWLEIRVP from the coding sequence ATGGAACCGTTCACCACCCTCACCGGCATCGCGGCGCCCCTGCTGCGCGCCAACATCGACACGGACCTCATCATTCCCAAGCAGTTCCTGAAGACGCTGGTGCGTTCGGGCCTGGGCAAGAACCTCTTCCAGGAGATCCGGTACGACGCCCAGGGGCGGGAGCGCCCGGACTTCATCCTGAACCAGGCGCCCTACCGCCGGGCCTCGATCCTGCTCGCCGGGCCGAACTTCGGCTGCGGCTCGAGCCGCGAGCATGCGCCCTGGGCCCTGAAGGACTTCGGCATCCGCGCCATTCTGGCACCCAGTTTCGCCGACATCTTCTTCACCAACTGCTTCGCCAACGGCCTGCTGCCGGCGGTCCTCCCCATGGAGGCACTTGAGGTCCTGGCGACGGTTGAGGGCCCGCTTACCGTGGACCTCCCCGCCCAGCAGGTGCGCGGCGGAAGCCGGTCCTTCGCCTTCACCATCGAGCCCGCCCGCAAGGCCGTGCTGCTCGAAGGGCTCGACGAGATCCGACGCACCGAGGCGAACCTGGCCGACATCGCGGCCTTCGAGGCCCGCCGACGCGAAGAGGCGCCCTGGCTGGAGATCCGCGTGCCCTGA
- a CDS encoding GntG family PLP-dependent aldolase, whose translation MRPIDLRSDTVTQPSKEMRAAMAAAEVGDDVLEQDPTLARLEGRVADLLGLEAALWVPSGCMGNLIGLMLHLKRGDRFLAPAQAHVLGAELGTGAWLAGGMPEALAWEGGPGRPTPAQVTKAAGAPGPYYALRTTLLCLENTHNFAGGAVTPQAEHRALVAAAKAAKLAVHLDGARIWHAAAALGLPPSALTEGVDTVQVCLSKGLGAPMGSLLAGSQAAIADARRLRKMLGGGVRQGGVVGAAGLVALDYLPRITEDHAKARRLAEGLRGFGVAAPVPETNILLVPVPDAPAALAALEGVGVRVLPVGSAIRFIPHRDLEMADIEEALRRLEPLAHLLRTA comes from the coding sequence ATGCGACCCATCGACCTCCGTTCCGACACCGTGACCCAGCCTTCGAAGGAGATGCGCGCCGCCATGGCCGCTGCGGAAGTGGGTGACGATGTGCTGGAGCAGGATCCCACCCTGGCCCGGCTGGAGGGCCGTGTGGCCGACCTGCTGGGGTTGGAGGCGGCCCTGTGGGTGCCTTCCGGCTGCATGGGCAACCTCATCGGCCTGATGCTCCACTTGAAGCGCGGCGACCGCTTCCTGGCGCCCGCCCAGGCCCATGTGCTGGGCGCGGAACTGGGCACCGGGGCCTGGCTGGCGGGCGGCATGCCCGAGGCCCTGGCCTGGGAGGGCGGGCCCGGCCGGCCCACACCCGCCCAGGTGACGAAGGCCGCCGGCGCTCCCGGCCCCTACTATGCGCTGCGCACGACGCTGCTCTGCCTGGAGAACACCCACAATTTCGCGGGCGGGGCCGTGACACCCCAGGCCGAGCATCGCGCCCTGGTGGCCGCCGCGAAGGCGGCGAAGCTGGCGGTGCACCTGGATGGCGCACGAATCTGGCACGCGGCCGCGGCGCTGGGGCTTCCGCCCTCGGCGCTGACGGAAGGCGTCGATACCGTGCAGGTCTGTCTCAGCAAGGGGCTGGGCGCCCCCATGGGGTCGCTGCTGGCGGGATCACAGGCGGCCATCGCTGACGCGCGGCGCCTGCGCAAGATGTTGGGCGGCGGCGTACGCCAGGGCGGCGTCGTGGGCGCGGCCGGGCTGGTGGCCTTGGACTACCTGCCCCGAATCACCGAGGACCACGCCAAGGCCCGGCGTCTCGCGGAGGGGCTGCGCGGCTTCGGCGTCGCCGCGCCGGTTCCCGAGACCAACATCCTGCTGGTGCCCGTGCCGGACGCGCCCGCGGCTCTGGCGGCGCTGGAAGGGGTCGGCGTGCGGGTCCTGCCCGTGGGATCGGCCATCCGCTTCATTCCGCACCGCGACCTGGAGATGGCCGACATCGAGGAAGCGCTGCGCCGCCTCGAGCCGCTGGCCCACCTGCTTCGCACCGCCTGA
- a CDS encoding DUF1684 domain-containing protein, producing MSLGPQILKFVPFLLAAPSLLAQAPAEFTAAHQSWRAERFRSLSAEEGWLSLVGLHFLKEGANEAGSEAGLPVVLPSGVPSRVGVFRLDQGRVTFRAEPGAGVTLRGKTVEEVPLRTDAEGEPDVLRVGTLRFHVIRRGDRFAVRVKDTANPALKAFKGVDAFPPDAAYRVVATFKPYPTPRTVAIPTVLGTTEAMPAPGLVRFRLQGRSYTLQPVQEGGPDSKFFFIFRDGTAGAETYPAGRFLYADPPKDGKLVLDFNRAVNPPCAFTPFATCPLPPKQNLLKVRIPAGEKTYGEH from the coding sequence ATGTCTCTTGGACCCCAGATCCTGAAATTCGTTCCCTTCCTGCTCGCCGCTCCCAGCCTTCTGGCCCAGGCCCCCGCCGAGTTCACCGCGGCCCACCAGAGCTGGCGGGCCGAACGGTTCCGTTCCCTGTCGGCGGAGGAGGGGTGGCTCAGCTTGGTGGGGCTGCACTTCCTGAAGGAGGGGGCGAACGAGGCGGGATCGGAGGCGGGCCTTCCCGTGGTCCTGCCGAGCGGCGTGCCGTCCCGGGTCGGTGTCTTCCGGCTGGATCAGGGCCGCGTGACCTTCCGCGCCGAGCCCGGCGCCGGGGTGACCCTCCGCGGAAAAACGGTGGAGGAGGTCCCCCTGCGCACGGATGCCGAAGGCGAGCCGGATGTCCTGCGGGTGGGGACGCTGCGCTTCCATGTCATCCGCCGCGGCGACCGCTTCGCCGTCCGGGTGAAGGACACCGCCAACCCGGCACTCAAGGCCTTCAAGGGCGTGGACGCCTTTCCGCCGGATGCCGCCTATCGGGTCGTGGCCACCTTCAAGCCCTATCCCACGCCCAGGACCGTGGCCATCCCCACGGTGCTCGGCACCACGGAAGCCATGCCAGCGCCCGGCCTGGTGAGGTTCCGCCTCCAGGGGCGCTCCTACACCCTGCAGCCTGTGCAGGAAGGCGGGCCGGACTCGAAGTTCTTCTTCATCTTCCGGGATGGCACGGCCGGTGCCGAGACCTATCCCGCGGGGCGTTTCCTCTACGCCGATCCGCCCAAGGACGGGAAGCTCGTCCTGGACTTCAACCGGGCCGTCAACCCGCCCTGCGCCTTCACGCCCTTCGCCACCTGTCCGCTGCCCCCAAAGCAGAACCTGCTGAAGGTGCGGATCCCGGCCGGCGAGAAGACCTACGGAGAGCACTGA
- the leuC gene encoding 3-isopropylmalate dehydratase large subunit — MTPRTLYDRIWDEHLVATRADGTNLLYIDRHLVHEVTSPQAFEGLREAGRPLRRPNAILSVADHNVPTLHREEGIADETCRLQVEALETNVKAYGVPYLPLLDDRQGIVHVIGPEQGFTLPGTTIVCGDSHTSTHGAFGALAFGIGTSEVEHVMATQTLPQRKSRNLRVRFEGALPRGLGAKDLALALIGRIGTAGGTGHVMEFTGAAVRALSMEGRMTLCNMSIEGGARSGLVAPDDTTFAYLHGRPMAPQGALWDQALAHWRGLASEEGAVFDREVVLDISDLAPQVTWGTSPQWVTDITGRVPDPASATTPDDRQAMLRALDYMDLRPGTPIEEIALQAVFIGSCTNGRIEDLREAAAVARGRQVAPGIRALVVPGSGLVKRQAEAEGLDRIFLEAGFEWRQPGCSMCLGMNEDRLAEGVRCASTSNRNFEGRQGRGSRTHLVSPGMAAAAAVTGHFTDVRRWLEA, encoded by the coding sequence ATGACTCCGCGCACCCTCTACGACAGGATCTGGGACGAGCACCTGGTGGCCACCCGCGCCGACGGCACCAACCTGCTCTACATCGACCGGCACCTGGTCCATGAGGTCACCAGCCCGCAGGCCTTCGAGGGCCTCCGCGAAGCGGGGCGGCCCCTGCGCCGGCCCAACGCCATCCTCTCCGTGGCCGACCACAATGTCCCCACACTCCACCGGGAGGAGGGCATCGCCGACGAGACCTGCCGCCTGCAGGTCGAAGCCCTCGAAACGAATGTGAAGGCCTACGGCGTGCCCTACCTGCCGCTGCTCGACGACCGCCAGGGCATCGTCCATGTGATCGGCCCGGAGCAGGGCTTCACCCTGCCCGGCACCACCATCGTTTGCGGTGACAGCCACACCAGCACCCACGGTGCCTTCGGGGCCCTGGCCTTCGGCATCGGCACCAGCGAGGTCGAGCATGTGATGGCCACCCAGACCCTGCCGCAGCGGAAGTCGCGCAACCTGCGCGTGCGCTTCGAGGGCGCCCTGCCCCGGGGACTCGGCGCCAAGGACCTGGCCCTGGCCCTGATCGGCCGCATCGGCACCGCCGGCGGCACCGGCCATGTCATGGAGTTCACGGGGGCCGCAGTCCGCGCCCTGTCCATGGAAGGCCGGATGACCCTCTGCAACATGAGCATCGAAGGCGGGGCCCGCTCCGGCCTGGTGGCCCCGGACGACACCACCTTCGCCTACCTGCACGGCCGGCCCATGGCCCCCCAAGGCGCCCTGTGGGACCAGGCCCTGGCCCATTGGCGCGGCCTGGCCTCCGAGGAGGGGGCGGTCTTCGACCGAGAAGTCGTGCTGGACATCTCGGACCTGGCCCCCCAGGTCACCTGGGGCACCAGTCCCCAGTGGGTGACGGACATCACCGGCCGCGTGCCCGACCCCGCCTCCGCGACCACGCCCGATGATCGGCAGGCCATGCTGCGCGCCCTCGACTACATGGATCTCCGGCCCGGCACGCCCATCGAGGAGATCGCCCTGCAGGCCGTCTTCATCGGCTCCTGCACCAACGGCCGCATCGAGGATCTCCGCGAGGCCGCCGCAGTGGCAAGGGGTCGCCAAGTCGCGCCGGGGATCCGCGCCCTGGTGGTGCCGGGATCGGGGCTGGTGAAGCGCCAGGCCGAGGCCGAGGGCCTGGACCGGATCTTCCTGGAGGCCGGCTTCGAGTGGCGCCAGCCCGGCTGCAGCATGTGCCTGGGCATGAACGAGGACCGCCTCGCCGAGGGCGTCCGGTGCGCCAGCACCAGCAACCGCAACTTCGAGGGCCGTCAGGGCCGGGGTAGCCGCACCCACCTGGTGAGTCCCGGCATGGCTGCCGCCGCGGCCGTGACGGGGCACTTCACTGATGTGCGCCGATGGCTGGAGGCCTGA